The Gallaecimonas xiamenensis 3-C-1 genome includes a window with the following:
- a CDS encoding TonB-dependent receptor plug domain-containing protein yields the protein MLTVIVSCVYSFATVGLQPSNKGSSNDTNPTQEAMQMVQGEKLMYRNTKLANSVRWAMFAGAAAAAVTAVPSYAADGEEAVERIEVTGSRIKRTDIESASPVSVFTAEDISNSGYSTIEDFVQNIPAISGVQFGASINNGSSGYATASLRGLGDSRTLILVNGRRVVNNDLNLIPVSFLERVEVLRDGASTIYGSDAIAGVINFITKKDFDGVEFTAQTDRTSKGDGEIQRYALTMGANSEKGNAVINMEYTKRDTIWQRDRGFADCPLAEDDGVKYCTGSGTTTPANVNLDGTGTFPKGAYVVIDGVPRPFDGATDAYNYAAVSYLVTPQEVFSFNATGNYEISDGGFSSVNAFTEVAYSNRQSEQLLAAEGTFWGQVVPEDHPDNPFGQDVVISRRLAETGGRRYTQDADAYKMLMGFEGYFQNGWSWDVSYNYQRFVDASVEYGLGNPERFNTLVNKDLCDADDACPGLWNPFAKDTLTPEMIAYATIPNSPVTRQEMRTFQANLSGDFGDFELPGGAIGWAVGYENRYESYEEQLDGAAVIGQIYNQPSDSTYGDFRVDEAFAEFELPILSGMPFAEKLTFSAAIRWTDYNYLDSSDTTTKFGIEYAPIDGLLLRATKAEGFRAPSITELFSAEIQNNPSYNDPCTNWGSSTNAIIRANCAADGVDPDYVATSNQATSVSGGNADLKPEESDSFTAGIVYTPTFFEGFNMAIDYFDIEIDDAIGSPGPGNIINACYNSQDFSSPLCDLIQGPSYFGQAPLPGSKYRSVLGPVAGILDKSANLSTFTTKGYDFDFSYTTPVIGGDLNLSLEGTYLKEYNYLAFEGEEMIKAAGKVAEDQNASGRKGAFAKWRANVNIGYSTDNFSVFWTSRYMSATDSYVYDADALDNTADAIWYHDVQGTYYLGENYSVTLGVRNLFDEEPPYVSDYEDMNTINTSYDTAGRYMYARFTARF from the coding sequence ATGTTGACTGTCATTGTTTCGTGTGTTTATAGTTTCGCGACGGTTGGGTTACAACCCAGTAACAAGGGTTCGTCGAATGATACGAACCCTACACAAGAAGCCATGCAAATGGTCCAGGGAGAAAAACTTATGTATCGCAATACCAAATTGGCGAATTCCGTCCGTTGGGCGATGTTCGCTGGTGCGGCTGCTGCTGCCGTAACAGCTGTACCTTCGTATGCTGCCGATGGCGAGGAGGCTGTTGAGCGTATCGAGGTCACTGGTTCTCGTATTAAGCGTACCGACATTGAAAGCGCCAGCCCTGTTTCAGTATTCACCGCCGAAGACATCTCCAACTCCGGTTACTCCACCATTGAAGACTTTGTTCAAAACATCCCTGCTATCAGTGGTGTTCAATTTGGCGCGTCCATCAACAACGGCAGCTCTGGTTACGCAACTGCTTCTTTGCGTGGTCTGGGTGACTCCCGTACCCTGATCCTGGTGAATGGTCGCCGAGTTGTTAACAACGACTTGAACTTGATCCCTGTATCTTTTCTTGAAAGGGTTGAAGTACTGCGTGACGGCGCCTCTACCATCTACGGTTCTGATGCTATCGCTGGTGTTATCAACTTCATCACCAAGAAAGACTTTGATGGCGTAGAGTTCACCGCTCAGACTGACCGCACCAGCAAGGGTGACGGTGAGATTCAGCGTTACGCTCTGACCATGGGCGCCAACTCTGAAAAGGGCAATGCTGTTATCAACATGGAGTACACCAAGCGTGACACCATTTGGCAGCGTGACCGTGGCTTTGCAGACTGCCCGTTGGCTGAAGATGATGGTGTTAAGTATTGTACTGGTTCTGGTACAACTACCCCTGCTAACGTAAACCTCGATGGTACTGGTACCTTCCCCAAAGGTGCTTATGTAGTTATTGACGGTGTACCTCGTCCTTTCGATGGTGCAACTGACGCTTATAACTACGCCGCTGTTAGCTACTTGGTCACTCCCCAGGAAGTCTTCAGCTTTAACGCTACCGGCAACTATGAAATCAGTGATGGCGGCTTCAGCAGTGTTAATGCCTTTACCGAAGTAGCCTACAGCAACCGTCAGTCTGAACAGCTGCTGGCCGCTGAGGGTACCTTCTGGGGTCAGGTAGTACCTGAAGACCATCCAGACAACCCTTTTGGCCAGGACGTCGTTATCTCTCGCCGTCTGGCTGAGACCGGTGGCCGCCGTTATACCCAGGATGCCGATGCTTATAAGATGCTGATGGGTTTTGAAGGTTACTTCCAGAACGGTTGGTCCTGGGATGTGTCCTACAACTACCAGCGTTTTGTTGACGCTTCTGTAGAGTATGGTCTGGGTAACCCTGAGCGCTTCAATACTCTGGTCAACAAAGACCTTTGTGACGCGGACGACGCCTGCCCCGGTCTGTGGAACCCCTTTGCCAAAGACACTCTGACCCCGGAAATGATCGCTTACGCGACCATTCCCAACTCCCCGGTTACTCGCCAGGAAATGCGCACTTTCCAAGCTAACCTGTCAGGTGACTTTGGCGATTTCGAACTGCCTGGTGGCGCAATTGGTTGGGCTGTCGGTTATGAAAATCGTTACGAGTCCTACGAGGAGCAACTGGACGGCGCCGCTGTTATCGGCCAGATCTACAACCAGCCTTCGGACTCTACCTACGGTGACTTCCGCGTAGATGAAGCCTTTGCTGAATTTGAGCTGCCGATCCTGTCTGGTATGCCTTTTGCTGAGAAGTTGACCTTCAGTGCTGCTATCCGCTGGACCGACTACAACTATTTGGACAGCTCCGATACCACCACCAAGTTCGGTATCGAATACGCGCCTATCGACGGCCTGCTGTTGCGTGCAACTAAAGCCGAGGGCTTCCGCGCACCCAGCATCACAGAACTGTTCTCCGCTGAAATCCAGAACAACCCCAGCTACAACGATCCTTGTACTAATTGGGGAAGTTCTACCAACGCCATTATCCGTGCTAACTGTGCTGCTGACGGTGTTGACCCTGACTACGTAGCGACTTCGAACCAAGCCACTTCTGTCAGCGGCGGTAACGCTGACCTGAAGCCGGAGGAATCAGATAGCTTTACTGCGGGTATCGTCTATACCCCGACCTTCTTCGAAGGTTTCAACATGGCTATCGACTATTTCGACATCGAAATCGACGATGCCATTGGTTCGCCTGGTCCAGGCAACATCATCAACGCTTGCTACAACAGCCAGGACTTCTCCAGCCCGCTGTGTGATCTGATTCAAGGCCCCAGCTACTTCGGTCAAGCCCCGCTGCCAGGCAGCAAGTATCGCTCTGTTCTGGGTCCTGTTGCAGGTATCTTGGATAAGAGTGCTAACCTCTCTACCTTTACCACCAAAGGCTACGACTTTGACTTCTCCTACACCACTCCTGTTATTGGTGGTGACCTGAATTTGTCTCTGGAAGGTACTTACCTCAAAGAGTACAACTACCTGGCATTTGAAGGTGAGGAGATGATCAAGGCTGCCGGTAAAGTAGCTGAAGACCAAAACGCTTCTGGTCGTAAAGGTGCCTTCGCCAAATGGCGCGCTAACGTGAACATCGGCTACTCCACTGACAACTTCTCAGTGTTCTGGACAAGCCGTTACATGTCTGCGACCGACTCCTATGTTTATGATGCAGACGCTCTGGACAACACTGCTGATGCTATCTGGTATCACGATGTTCAAGGGACTTATTACCTGGGCGAGAACTACTCCGTCACTCTGGGTGTGCGTAACCTGTTTGATGAAGAACCGCCTTATGTCTCCGACTACGAAGACATGAACACCATCAACACGTCTTACGACACTGCTGGTCGTTACATGTACGCTCGCTTCACTGCGCGCTTCTAA
- a CDS encoding MotA/TolQ/ExbB proton channel family protein, translating into MKTVLKSVVLAAGLFVAAQPVMAAAPQAKTLEQLLQQVQKDRLSEGKINKQREQEFLSERADKQALLSQAKRELVAEQARGKKLEAQFGENEKQLAELEEKLTLAVGNMGEMFGVVRQVAGDAQSRFQTSIISAQFPGRDKLMGELAQSKELPELPQLEDLWFALQKEMTASGEIVKFPANVITGTGDREQREVTRVGTFNLMDADQYLVFNGETETVGELSRQPESYMTATVDSYADNASGYSALYVDPSRGTILTLMTQKVTLDERYKQGGTVGYVITAVLGLGLLIVVERLIVLGGMSAAIRKQLKSDTPSDKNPLGRILKVYENNRNVDVETLELKLDEAILKETPRIERGVSVIKVLAAVAPLLGLLGTVTGMIDTFQSITLFGTGDPKIMAGGISTALVTTVLGLVAALPLIFLHSIVYSRSQSLVHLIEEQATGIIAEHAEKESK; encoded by the coding sequence ATGAAAACCGTATTGAAGAGCGTTGTTCTGGCTGCCGGTCTCTTTGTGGCCGCCCAGCCGGTTATGGCTGCCGCTCCTCAGGCTAAGACCCTGGAGCAACTGCTGCAGCAGGTACAAAAAGATCGCCTCTCCGAAGGTAAGATCAACAAGCAGCGTGAGCAGGAATTCCTGTCTGAGCGTGCCGACAAGCAAGCCCTGCTGAGCCAGGCCAAGCGTGAGCTGGTTGCTGAGCAAGCCCGTGGCAAGAAGCTGGAAGCTCAGTTCGGTGAGAACGAAAAGCAACTGGCTGAACTGGAAGAAAAGCTGACCCTGGCCGTTGGTAACATGGGTGAGATGTTCGGTGTGGTTCGTCAGGTTGCAGGTGATGCTCAATCTCGCTTCCAAACCTCCATCATCTCCGCTCAGTTCCCTGGCCGTGACAAGCTGATGGGTGAGTTGGCTCAGTCTAAAGAGCTGCCTGAACTGCCCCAGTTGGAAGACCTGTGGTTTGCTCTGCAAAAAGAGATGACCGCTTCTGGTGAGATCGTCAAGTTCCCTGCCAACGTCATCACCGGTACCGGTGACCGTGAGCAGCGTGAAGTGACCCGCGTGGGTACCTTCAACCTGATGGATGCCGACCAGTACCTGGTATTCAACGGCGAGACTGAGACCGTAGGCGAGCTGTCCCGTCAGCCAGAGTCCTACATGACCGCTACCGTTGACAGCTATGCTGACAATGCTTCCGGTTACTCTGCCCTGTACGTTGACCCCTCTCGTGGCACCATCCTGACCCTGATGACCCAAAAGGTCACCCTGGATGAGCGTTACAAGCAGGGCGGTACTGTTGGTTATGTTATTACCGCCGTTCTGGGTCTGGGTCTGCTGATCGTTGTTGAGCGTCTGATCGTTCTGGGCGGCATGAGCGCTGCTATCCGTAAGCAGCTCAAGTCCGACACCCCCAGCGATAAGAACCCCCTGGGCCGCATCCTCAAGGTTTACGAAAACAACCGTAACGTTGACGTTGAAACCCTGGAGCTGAAACTGGACGAAGCCATCCTGAAGGAAACTCCCCGCATCGAGCGCGGCGTATCCGTCATCAAGGTTCTGGCTGCCGTAGCTCCTCTGCTGGGTCTGCTGGGTACCGTTACCGGTATGATCGACACCTTCCAGTCCATCACCCTGTTTGGTACTGGTGACCCGAAAATCATGGCCGGCGGTATCTCTACTGCACTGGTAACCACCGTACTGGGTCTGGTTGCTGCTCTGCCGCTGATCTTCCTGCACTCCATCGTGTACTCACGTAGCCAGTCCCTGGTCCACCTCATCGAGGAACAGGCCACCGGCATCATCGCTGAGCACGCGGAGAAGGAGTCCAAGTAA
- a CDS encoding MotA/TolQ/ExbB proton channel family protein codes for MMLFLIELWESVRDFMNTGGVVLNWLALVLFIMWVLMIERYMYVTSAFPKLVKDIVANWDAREDTTSWYAHRIREAWISQANEKLNARMQLIKTLVAVCPLMGLLGTVTGMVHVFEIMANTGTGNPRLMASGISMATIPTMAGMVAALSGVFFSSRLEAKVKVASHRLVDSMPHH; via the coding sequence ATGATGCTCTTCCTGATAGAGCTCTGGGAATCTGTCAGGGATTTTATGAATACCGGGGGTGTGGTCCTCAACTGGCTTGCCCTCGTGCTGTTCATCATGTGGGTTCTGATGATCGAGCGCTACATGTATGTCACTTCCGCCTTCCCCAAACTGGTGAAGGACATAGTGGCAAACTGGGACGCCCGTGAAGACACCACATCCTGGTACGCGCATAGAATCCGTGAGGCATGGATCTCCCAAGCCAATGAAAAGTTGAACGCGCGCATGCAACTCATCAAGACCCTGGTGGCGGTGTGTCCGCTAATGGGGCTCTTGGGCACGGTCACCGGTATGGTGCATGTGTTTGAGATCATGGCTAACACCGGTACCGGTAACCCTCGTCTGATGGCGTCTGGTATCTCCATGGCCACTATCCCCACTATGGCGGGGATGGTTGCGGCCCTGTCCGGCGTGTTCTTTAGTTCACGCCTGGAAGCCAAGGTTAAAGTTGCAAGCCATCGCCTTGTCGATAGCATGCCGCATCACTAA
- a CDS encoding ExbD/TolR family protein, producing MARKRVRQEEEASIDMTPMLDIVFIMLIFFIVTTSFVKESGIDVNRPTAATATKKKAANIFIAVKENGEVYMEKRAVDVERVRANVERMLAEQPEASVVIQADKNAKHGVVVDVMDQVKAAGIDKISVAADPGS from the coding sequence ATGGCACGTAAACGTGTACGGCAAGAGGAAGAAGCCAGTATCGACATGACCCCGATGCTCGACATCGTGTTCATCATGCTGATCTTCTTCATCGTGACCACCTCTTTTGTCAAAGAGTCCGGTATTGATGTAAACCGCCCGACGGCGGCCACAGCGACCAAGAAAAAAGCTGCGAACATCTTTATCGCAGTAAAAGAGAACGGCGAAGTTTACATGGAAAAACGCGCCGTTGACGTAGAACGGGTTCGCGCCAACGTAGAGCGTATGCTGGCTGAACAACCGGAAGCGTCTGTGGTCATACAAGCAGATAAGAACGCCAAACACGGCGTTGTTGTTGATGTAATGGACCAAGTCAAAGCTGCGGGCATCGATAAGATCTCCGTTGCAGCTGATCCTGGGAGTTAA
- the dinG gene encoding ATP-dependent DNA helicase DinG produces MAVTVLSDKTKSEIQALYRRLGEQDPHFRPRKGQQLLIAEVAKTLGGDYHRQQRLLMAEAGTGVGKSLGYLIGALPVARHHKRKVVVATATVALQEQLIKKDIHQLVKAGLQVEARLLKGRQRYCCLHKLRSTAAAADLFADVSLYQKLLDSYARGKWDGDRDSWPKPIANEQWRHLESDRLSCSGPGHKDCPYGKVRTNPEQVDLWVVNHHVLLTDMVQGGGTLLPDPDDCFYIIDEAHHLAESARSFLQEHSRLLADKDWLTKLPGWLDELQGLVRKDSLVGPAMVVQDTAQELAGGQQSVYQWLNRQPFAQEAQYRFAEGKLPGWLKDVAEDQNAAAQKLNGKLQQVISLIDSDSAPKLLALQEQLLTAMEGAERLQKLWGALATEQKIPWAKWLERTDKDLVLSAAPIEVASQLKHKLWEKCAGAVLVSATLQSHQGFSHAARELGLGSLEGCQYKVLPSPFDYPRQGTLILPKMKTDPGDSAFTDELAEVLPQWLPGNEASLVLFASYWQMEAVVKKLEGKLPMAPLVQGRENRQAMLEAHALRVKNGQGSILFGTGALAEGLDLKGELLTNLIITKLPFAVPDDPVSQAQAEYVEAKGGNAFTTLALPHVARRLVQAAGRLLRSESDYGRIVLLDRRLVSRRYGRQLLDALPPFTREIHP; encoded by the coding sequence GTGGCCGTTACCGTGCTGTCCGACAAGACCAAATCCGAGATCCAAGCTCTTTACCGCCGCCTGGGTGAGCAGGACCCCCACTTTCGCCCTCGCAAGGGTCAGCAGCTACTGATAGCGGAAGTGGCCAAGACCCTGGGCGGGGACTATCACCGCCAACAACGGCTGTTGATGGCCGAAGCCGGCACCGGGGTCGGCAAGTCCTTGGGGTATCTCATCGGCGCACTGCCGGTGGCCAGGCACCATAAACGCAAGGTGGTGGTGGCAACGGCAACGGTGGCCCTGCAAGAACAACTCATCAAAAAAGACATCCATCAACTGGTGAAGGCCGGCCTCCAGGTAGAAGCCAGGCTGCTAAAGGGCCGGCAACGCTATTGCTGCCTGCACAAGCTGCGCAGTACCGCTGCTGCTGCCGACCTCTTTGCGGATGTCAGCCTTTACCAAAAGCTGCTGGACAGCTACGCCAGGGGCAAATGGGACGGGGACAGGGACAGCTGGCCCAAGCCCATTGCCAACGAGCAGTGGCGCCATTTGGAAAGCGATCGCCTCAGCTGCAGCGGCCCGGGCCACAAGGATTGCCCCTATGGCAAGGTGCGCACCAACCCCGAGCAGGTGGACCTGTGGGTGGTCAACCACCATGTGCTGCTCACCGACATGGTCCAGGGCGGCGGTACCCTATTGCCCGACCCGGACGATTGTTTCTATATCATCGATGAAGCCCACCACCTGGCAGAAAGTGCCCGCTCCTTTTTGCAAGAGCACAGCCGCTTGTTGGCAGACAAGGACTGGCTGACCAAGCTCCCCGGTTGGCTGGATGAACTCCAGGGCTTGGTGCGAAAAGACAGCCTGGTAGGCCCGGCCATGGTGGTGCAGGACACGGCCCAGGAACTGGCCGGCGGCCAGCAAAGCGTTTACCAGTGGCTTAACCGTCAGCCTTTTGCCCAAGAAGCCCAATACCGTTTTGCCGAAGGCAAACTGCCCGGTTGGCTCAAGGACGTGGCCGAGGACCAAAATGCGGCCGCCCAGAAGCTCAACGGCAAGTTGCAGCAGGTGATCAGCCTTATCGACAGCGACAGTGCCCCCAAACTGCTGGCCTTGCAGGAACAGTTGCTGACCGCCATGGAGGGTGCCGAACGCCTGCAGAAGCTGTGGGGTGCCCTGGCCACCGAGCAGAAGATCCCCTGGGCCAAGTGGCTGGAGCGCACCGACAAGGACCTGGTGCTGTCGGCGGCCCCCATCGAAGTGGCCAGTCAGCTCAAACACAAGCTCTGGGAAAAGTGCGCCGGCGCCGTGTTGGTGTCCGCCACTTTGCAAAGCCACCAGGGTTTTAGCCACGCCGCCCGGGAGCTAGGCCTGGGCTCCCTGGAAGGTTGCCAATATAAGGTACTGCCCTCCCCCTTCGACTACCCGCGCCAAGGCACCCTTATCCTGCCCAAGATGAAAACCGATCCGGGCGACAGTGCCTTTACCGACGAGCTGGCCGAGGTATTGCCACAATGGCTGCCGGGCAACGAGGCCTCTCTGGTGCTCTTTGCCAGCTATTGGCAGATGGAAGCTGTGGTCAAGAAGCTGGAAGGCAAGCTGCCCATGGCGCCTTTGGTGCAGGGCCGTGAAAATCGCCAGGCCATGCTGGAGGCCCACGCCCTTCGCGTTAAAAATGGCCAGGGCTCCATCCTGTTTGGCACCGGCGCCCTGGCCGAAGGGCTGGATCTTAAAGGGGAGCTGCTGACCAACCTCATTATCACCAAGCTGCCCTTTGCGGTGCCGGACGACCCGGTCAGCCAGGCCCAGGCCGAATACGTTGAAGCCAAGGGCGGCAACGCCTTTACCACCCTGGCCCTGCCGCACGTCGCCCGGCGCTTGGTGCAGGCCGCCGGGCGGCTGCTGCGCTCGGAGAGCGACTATGGCAGGATAGTTCTCCTCGACAGGCGTTTGGTCAGCCGACGCTACGGCCGCCAACTGCTGGACGCCCTGCCTCCCTTTACCCGAGAGATCCACCCCTAG
- a CDS encoding TonB-dependent receptor domain-containing protein, giving the protein MYRKSNLHKAISSTLMVALSSGLLISQAQAADEDTVERIEVTGSRIKRTDLETPVPVTVISRQDIKQIGAINVADILNNSPVAIAGSDQSNSAFSTTTVGLNTTELRNLGEERTLVLVNGRRFVSGVDPSTGYAVDLNAIPAALIERIEILKSASSAIYGSDAIAGVVNIITRKDFEGVEVDLQTGVSDENDREQNTINITTGGSWNGGNAWVSIGYDKDNGLKSTDRKFSRHDTAILLDDNGKEVPGDLFSSFPPQGRVTFRNAADTGNITLNADGTPYSGGFDRAAYRQLVTPIERKYAAAGINLNINEDVTTWTELNWNSTETKDSTIEPTPLDIINDVWLKDRNGTGGMDISSPLIPDLLRQQLQAEGITNLNQAGAFVRRMVEFGPRSTDVQRDTIRVATGLDYNIDDNWLWSSYMTWGRTKQDQEDGGQVNIERAALALDVIDDGNGNLVCRNELARLQGCVPLNFFGAGTVTDAAVDYIKVPSKAGGKAEQFMLATGATGELPLELPGGLVSLAGGIEYREERGSFSPGDLAQTGASSTNKSDPTDGTIRTTDYYMELVLPVLDSLEVDLAARYSDHSVVGGQTTWNLGVQYSPIDDLKLRASAARAVRTPNIAELYAGRGEDFSTVADPCADVTATTTGIVAENCRSIPEIAARIARDGAFTLTQAELQGTGGFVGGNPEVKEETADTWSAGFIWQAAEGLSLTVDYYDIAIDDAIFVTPRGTVLQRCFGSSAFSTDCNGNAIRDANGALIEVNTGTSNENKIDTRGIDTEVSYVMDLWGGSFRADLIWNHMFEWTLSSIADGSSVDYAGEVLYPENRANLNLAYSYDAFTVAWRMRYWDSVVDSVVEGENFNFSDGEPLTDYNSIDSFLYHDLNGSYAMTDRTIFNVGIRNVFDKKPPLLPQGTLNGATGINTASEAYDVTGRYFFAGVNVKF; this is encoded by the coding sequence ATGTATCGCAAAAGTAATCTTCATAAGGCCATCAGCAGTACCTTGATGGTGGCCCTTTCTTCCGGACTTTTGATTTCCCAAGCACAAGCGGCTGACGAAGATACGGTGGAGCGTATCGAGGTAACGGGATCGCGTATTAAACGTACCGATCTTGAAACGCCCGTGCCGGTGACAGTGATCTCCCGCCAGGATATCAAACAAATAGGCGCGATTAACGTTGCAGATATTCTGAATAACTCACCAGTAGCCATTGCCGGCTCGGACCAATCCAACAGCGCCTTTTCCACTACTACAGTGGGCCTCAATACCACAGAACTCAGAAACCTGGGGGAAGAGCGCACCCTGGTATTGGTTAACGGACGTCGTTTCGTGTCGGGTGTCGACCCGTCCACCGGCTACGCCGTCGACCTCAACGCTATTCCTGCAGCCCTGATTGAACGTATCGAAATTTTAAAAAGTGCTTCTTCTGCTATTTATGGTTCCGATGCCATAGCGGGGGTGGTGAATATCATCACGCGAAAAGACTTCGAAGGCGTGGAAGTGGATTTGCAAACCGGCGTTTCCGATGAAAATGATCGGGAGCAAAACACGATAAACATTACCACCGGTGGTAGCTGGAATGGGGGTAATGCATGGGTTTCAATTGGTTATGACAAGGACAACGGTCTTAAATCAACAGATCGTAAATTTTCAAGACATGATACAGCTATCTTGCTGGATGACAACGGCAAGGAAGTGCCTGGCGATTTATTCTCGTCTTTCCCGCCTCAAGGGCGAGTCACCTTCCGAAATGCCGCTGATACCGGCAACATTACCTTGAATGCGGACGGGACTCCTTACTCCGGCGGCTTTGACCGTGCAGCCTACCGTCAGCTGGTAACGCCCATCGAGCGTAAGTATGCGGCCGCTGGCATCAATCTGAACATCAACGAAGACGTTACCACCTGGACCGAGCTCAACTGGAACTCCACTGAGACCAAAGACTCCACCATTGAACCCACGCCCCTGGACATCATCAACGACGTTTGGTTGAAGGACCGCAACGGTACAGGGGGCATGGACATCAGCTCGCCGTTGATCCCCGACTTGCTGCGCCAGCAGCTGCAGGCTGAAGGGATCACCAACCTCAACCAGGCCGGCGCCTTCGTACGCCGTATGGTGGAATTTGGGCCGCGGTCCACCGATGTGCAGCGTGACACCATCAGGGTAGCAACAGGCCTTGACTACAACATCGACGACAACTGGCTGTGGTCCAGTTACATGACCTGGGGCCGCACCAAGCAGGACCAGGAGGACGGTGGCCAGGTCAATATCGAAAGAGCCGCCTTGGCGCTGGATGTTATCGATGACGGCAACGGCAATCTGGTGTGCCGCAATGAACTGGCGCGTCTGCAAGGCTGTGTTCCCTTGAACTTCTTCGGTGCCGGAACCGTCACCGATGCCGCAGTTGACTACATCAAAGTGCCTTCCAAGGCTGGTGGTAAGGCCGAACAGTTCATGCTGGCCACTGGAGCCACCGGGGAGTTGCCGTTGGAGCTGCCTGGCGGCTTGGTGTCCTTGGCTGGCGGTATCGAATACCGGGAAGAGCGGGGCAGCTTTAGCCCTGGGGATTTGGCCCAGACCGGGGCTTCTTCCACCAACAAGTCGGATCCCACTGATGGCACCATCCGCACCACAGACTACTACATGGAATTGGTGCTGCCGGTACTAGATAGCTTGGAAGTCGACTTGGCAGCCCGTTACTCCGACCATAGCGTGGTAGGGGGACAAACCACCTGGAACCTGGGTGTCCAATACTCGCCGATTGATGACCTGAAACTGCGCGCCTCCGCCGCGCGTGCAGTTCGTACTCCCAATATTGCCGAGCTATACGCTGGCCGGGGTGAGGATTTTTCCACCGTCGCTGACCCCTGTGCCGATGTGACCGCCACTACAACCGGCATCGTGGCGGAGAACTGCCGGTCCATTCCGGAAATTGCAGCGCGTATCGCTCGAGATGGGGCCTTTACCCTGACCCAGGCTGAGTTACAAGGTACTGGGGGCTTCGTAGGGGGAAATCCCGAGGTTAAGGAAGAAACGGCCGATACCTGGAGTGCTGGCTTTATCTGGCAAGCGGCAGAAGGGCTCTCTCTGACTGTCGACTACTATGACATTGCCATCGACGATGCCATTTTTGTTACCCCAAGGGGAACAGTGCTGCAACGTTGCTTCGGGTCCAGCGCTTTCTCGACCGATTGTAACGGCAACGCCATCCGTGACGCCAACGGCGCCCTTATCGAGGTCAACACCGGTACTTCCAACGAGAACAAGATAGATACCCGCGGTATCGATACCGAGGTGTCTTACGTGATGGACCTGTGGGGGGGCTCCTTCCGGGCTGACCTTATCTGGAACCATATGTTCGAGTGGACCCTCAGCAGCATTGCTGACGGGAGTTCCGTCGATTACGCCGGGGAAGTGCTTTACCCTGAGAACAGGGCTAACCTGAATCTGGCCTATAGCTACGATGCCTTCACCGTCGCCTGGCGCATGAGGTACTGGGATAGCGTGGTGGACTCTGTCGTAGAAGGTGAGAACTTCAACTTTAGCGATGGCGAACCCCTGACCGACTACAACAGCATCGATTCCTTCCTCTACCACGACCTTAACGGCAGCTACGCCATGACCGACAGGACTATCTTCAACGTCGGCATTCGCAACGTCTTCGACAAGAAGCCACCGTTGCTGCCCCAAGGCACTCTCAACGGTGCTACCGGCATCAATACCGCTTCAGAGGCTTACGATGTCACCGGCCGCTACTTCTTTGCCGGCGTCAACGTGAAGTTCTAG
- a CDS encoding DUF3450 domain-containing protein produces the protein MSRLSKRSTLAAALAGAFMFAGSAAFAADPLVSSQDVEKTINDAAAASQAKIDKISDQTRDLVADYRTTVAETDNLKIYNDHIAKLIESQQVEVARFNKQINNITKTQQGVVPLMYRMIDTLEQFVALDIPFEKEERVERVQKLKDMMEDSAVSTSEKYRRVLEAYQIEVEYGSKSFAYQGLLPIDGKELSVDFVHIGRVAFLAMSLDQKNAWFWNREAKGWEKLGDEYITSVREAVKLARGQAAPNLLKLPIEAPESAE, from the coding sequence ATGTCCAGACTAAGCAAGAGAAGCACACTCGCTGCGGCCCTTGCCGGTGCCTTTATGTTTGCCGGTAGCGCCGCTTTTGCGGCCGATCCTCTTGTCTCTTCTCAAGACGTTGAGAAAACTATCAATGACGCCGCCGCGGCCTCACAGGCCAAGATTGACAAGATTTCAGATCAGACTCGTGACCTGGTAGCCGATTACCGCACTACCGTGGCCGAGACCGATAACCTGAAAATCTATAACGACCACATCGCCAAGCTTATTGAGAGCCAACAGGTTGAAGTGGCCCGTTTCAACAAACAGATCAACAACATCACCAAGACGCAACAGGGCGTTGTGCCTTTGATGTACCGGATGATCGACACTCTGGAGCAGTTTGTTGCTCTGGACATCCCCTTCGAGAAAGAAGAGCGCGTTGAGCGCGTTCAGAAGCTCAAGGACATGATGGAAGACTCTGCGGTCTCCACTTCCGAGAAGTACCGCCGTGTACTGGAAGCCTACCAAATCGAAGTTGAGTACGGCTCCAAGAGCTTTGCTTACCAGGGCCTGCTGCCCATCGACGGTAAAGAGCTCTCTGTAGACTTCGTACACATCGGTCGTGTGGCGTTTTTGGCCATGTCTCTGGACCAGAAGAATGCCTGGTTCTGGAACCGTGAAGCCAAGGGCTGGGAAAAACTGGGTGACGAGTACATCACTTCCGTGCGTGAAGCGGTGAAACTGGCTCGTGGCCAGGCTGCCCCGAATCTCCTGAAACTGCCTATCGAAGCACCGGAGTCCGCAGAATGA